From Nitrospirota bacterium:
GTAGTTTATACGCATGTGACGGCGGGCCGAGACGCCCCCCAGGACCATGAGGCCCGCCCCGAGCATGAAAGTAACCCCGGCCGCTCCGTTGGCGCCCTCCGGTGCCGCCCATATCAACACACCCAGGACCATGAAGACCCCACCTACCAGCTGTACAAAGCACCCGGCTGGCTTCGTCAGAAACGGCTTCCCTGGTTTCATATAGCTCCTCCTTGTGGTACTGCAATGGATTTGCAATCAAAAGCGGACAGAAATGTCCGGGAAATGACCACTTTCTGCACTTGGCGAGATGGCCGAAAAGCCTGAGAAGTGCCCGGAAGTACTTGAAAAAGGCTGGTGCGCCAGGGAGGACTCGAACCCCCGACCCGCTGCTTAGAAGGCAGCTGCTCTGTCCTGCTGAGCTACTGGCGCGTACGGCGGACCATCGGGGCGAGAGGATTTGAACCTCCGACTCCCTGCTCCCAAAGCAGGTGCGCTACCGGACTGCGCCACGCCCCGGAACCTCAAGTCTACTCAATCGCCAAAAATCAAGTCAATTTCCCGGCGCGCAGCGGGGCTTCGCGCCGAAGGTTTGCTTTTTCTCTGCCCACTATTTTATTCTTTATTATTGTGGACTTATTGTCAACTCTCAAGCGCTTTGCCGGCCAGAACATTCTGGTCATAGGCGACGTCATCCTGGACAGCTACATTTGGGGGAAGGTCTCCCGCATTTCTCCCGAGGCCCCCGTCCCCGTGGTGGATGTGGTAAGCGACAGCTTCCACCTTGGCGGCGCGGCAAACGTGGCAAACAACGTCGTTGCCATGGGCGGAAGGGCCTCCGTGCTGGGCGTGCTCGGGAGGGACCGGGCAGGGGAGAGGGTCCGCGAGCTCCTCGGTGGGCGGGGCATCGACGTCATCGCCGTCGAGGACGACAGGCCCACCACCATGAAGACGCGGGTCATTGCCCACAGCCAGCAGGTTGTGCGCTTTGACCAGGAAAACCGGGAAAAGCTGACGGGCCCGGCTCTGCGTGCCCTTCTGGGGCACGTGGAGGCCCAGGTGGCCCGTTATGATGCCGTCATCGTCTCTGATTACCGCAAGGGAGTCGTCTCCGGCGAGCTGGTGAAAAGAGTCCTCAAGAGCGCCGAGGGCTCGACGTTCGTCGCCGTGGACCCGAAGGTGGGACATTTTCATCTCTACAAGGGCGTTTCGATGATAACGCCCAACGTAAGCGAGGCCTCGCAGGGCTCCGGCGTGGAGATTGTGGACGAAGCGTCCCTCTTGAGGGCGGGTCTCAAGCTCAGGAAGACCCTGGGACTTCAGTCCGTGCTCATCACGCGGGGAGAGGATGGGATGAGCCTCTTTCAGGAGGAGACGGTCACGCACATACCGGCCCTGGCGCGCCACGTCTATGACGTCACGGGGGCCGGCGATACGGTTATTGCCGCCTATGTGCTTGCGCGAGCGGCGGGGGCCTCGCCCGAGGAAGCGGCGCTCCTGGCCAACCA
This genomic window contains:
- the rfaE1 gene encoding D-glycero-beta-D-manno-heptose-7-phosphate kinase translates to MSTLKRFAGQNILVIGDVILDSYIWGKVSRISPEAPVPVVDVVSDSFHLGGAANVANNVVAMGGRASVLGVLGRDRAGERVRELLGGRGIDVIAVEDDRPTTMKTRVIAHSQQVVRFDQENREKLTGPALRALLGHVEAQVARYDAVIVSDYRKGVVSGELVKRVLKSAEGSTFVAVDPKVGHFHLYKGVSMITPNVSEASQGSGVEIVDEASLLRAGLKLRKTLGLQSVLITRGEDGMSLFQEETVTHIPALARHVYDVTGAGDTVIAAYVLARAAGASPEEAALLANHAAGIVVGEVGTALATPTQLRKSVRSARGQPDLRVEKLRT